The genomic stretch AGCTGGGCAGCGTGGCCGACAAGGTCGGCCGGGTGACCGCGCTGGCGCAGGACGTGGCGCAGCGCATCGGCGTGGACCCCGCGCTGGCGCGCCGCGCCGCCGCGTTGTCCAAGAACGATCTGCAGTCGCGCCTGGTCAACGAGTTCCCGGAACTGCAGGGCATCGCCGGCCGCTATTACGCCGCGGTCGAAGGCGAGCCGCTGGAAGTGGCCGCCGCGATCGATGAGGCCTACATGCCGCGCAATGCCGGCGACGGCATCGCGCCCTCGCCGCTGGGCCGCGCCGTGGCCATCGCCGAGCGCCTGGACACCCTGGCCGGCGCCTTCGCCGCGGGCCTCAAGCCCAGCGGCAACAAGGACCCCTTCGCCCTGCGCCGCAATGCGCTGGGTCTGGTGCGCACCATCATCGGCGGCGAGCTGGAATTGGATCTGCCGGCACTGATCGGCACCGCGCTGCGCGATGCGCAGTGGCAGATCAATGCGGTGGCCACGCTGGAAGCGTCGAACAAGAAGGGCGGCGCGCAAGTCGCCGGCCCGGCCTACGACGGCATCCAGCGCGACGAGCGCGGCCGCCTGCTCGCGTTCGCCGAGAACCAGCAGCGCGAGGTCTCCGCCGAGGAAGTGCAGGAACTGGTCGGCTTCGTGCTCGACCGCCTGCGCAGCTACTGCCTGGAGCAGAACGTGCCGGTACAGCAGTTCGAAGCCGTGGCCGCGCTGCGCCCGGCCTCGCTGCTGGACTTCGATCGCCGCTTGCGCGCGATCGCCGAATTCGCCCAACTGCCCGAGGCCCAGGCCCTGGCCGCGGCCAACAAGCGCATCCGCAACATCCTGAAGAAGGTCGAAGGCGAACTGCCCACGGCCATCGATCCGGCGCTGTTCGCGGTGGATGCCGAGCGCGAGCTGGCTTCGGCGGTGGAGGCCGCGGTGGCCGACACCGACCCGCTGCTCGCGCAGCGCGACTACGTCGCCGTGCTCGGCCGCCTGGCGCGGCTGCGCCCGCAGGTGGACGCGTTCTTCGACGGCGTGATGGTCAACGTGGACGATGCGGCCGTGCGCAACAATCGGTTGGCATTGCTCAAGCGCCTGTCGGATCGCCTGGGCAGCGTGGCGGCGATCGAGCATTTGTCGATTTGACGATGCGGGCGCTGCGGCGCTTGCGCGGCACGAGCGAACTCCATGGATTGCCCCCTTTGAAAAAGGGGGCTGCGGGCGCGCAGCGCACGCGGGGGATTTGCTCTTGCCTTTGCTGTTGCTTGCTCTAACGCTCAAAAGCAAATCCCCCCTACCGCCCAAAAAAGGGGGGAACAGCATGAGCAAATGGCTGCACACATGCGGTGCCGCTCTCCACAACACATCACGCGCGCTTAACGTCGCGCCCGATCGCCACGTGCGCGCAAGCAAGGCGCGCATTCGTTGGTTATCCTGACCGCATGCCCCCCGTCCCCCGCCTGATCCTCGCCGCCGCCCTGACCCTTGGAGCCGCCGGCGTGGCCCAGGCGGCCACCTTGACCACGGTGGAGATCCGCGGTCTGGACGAGGCCATGACCCTCAACGTGCGCACCTCGCTGGCGCTGGTGGACGCGATCGGCAAGGACGTGTCCGGCCGGCGCCTGGCCTACCTGCTGCGCGAGGCCGAGGACGAAACCCGCGAAGCGCTGGAGCCGTTCGGCTACTACTCGCCCACGATCAAGGTCGAAGACACCCGCACCGGCGGCAACGGCGCGCGCAACAACGCCGCCACCACCGCCGCGCCCACGGATGCGTCGGCCGTACCCGCGGCCGACGCGCCGCCCAGCGCCGCTGCCAGTACCGGCAGCGAGCCCGCGGCGCCGGCCGACAGCGGCGACCCCAACGCACCGCGCCAGCGCTCCAACGCCAAGGTCGCCGTGGTCATCACCGTCGACAAGGGCGAACCGGTGCGCGTGCGCCGCTCGGATGTGGCCATCCTCGGCGCCGGCAGCCAGGACCGTTACCTCAAGGAAGACCTGGCCGCGTTCAAGCCCGATGTCGGCGACGTGTTCGACCACGGCCTGTACGAAGCGGCCAAGACCAAGATCACCCGGCGCCTGGCCGAGCGCGGCTATTTCGACGCCGATTTCAGCTCGCGCCGGGTCGAAGTGACGCGCGCGCAGCGCGCAGCCGACATCGACCTGGTCTGGACCAGCGGCGAGCGCTACGACATGGGCCCGATCAGCTTCGAGCAGACGCCCAAGCGCATCATCCGCGACAGCCTGCTCGACAAGCTGGTGTACTGGGACCAGGGCAGCTATTACCACCAAGGCAAGCTCGACCGCTTCCGCGAATCGCTGGCGCGGCTGGACTACTTCGCCAGCATCGACATCGAACCGCAGCCGGAGAACGCGGTGGACGGCGAAGTGCCGGTCAAGGTCACCCTGACCCCGGCCAAGCGCAGCATCTACACCGCAGGCCTGAGCTTCGGCACCGACAGCGGCGCCGGCGTGCGCATGGGCGTGGAGCGGCGCTACGTCAACGACCGCGGCCACAAGGCGCTGGCGCAGGTGGACTGGGCCGAGAAGCGCAAGACCGCGACCCTGCAGTACCGCATCCCCGCGTTCGCCTGGCTGGACGGCTGGTACACCTTCAGCGCGCAGATGGCGGACGAACAGACCGACTACATCGACAACCGCCGCATCGAAATCGTCGCCAGCCGCAGCGGCCAGGTCGACCGCCATTGGACCGCGACCGCGTCGCTGCACGCGTTGCGCGAGCGCTGGGCCTACGTGGCCGACGACGACGGCGACGACACTACGCCGGTGCAATACCGCTACGCCACTTTCACCTACCCCTCGCTGCGCGCCGAGTACGTCGACGCCGACGATCGCATCTACCCGCGCGACGCCTTCGGCGCGACCTTCATGATCCGCGGCGGCCTGGAAGGCGCCGGTTCCGATGCCAGCTTCGGCCAGGCCCACGCGACCGCGCGCTGGTACCGCGGCCTGGGCGCGCGCAGCCGCCTGATCGCACGCGGCGAACTGGGCCATACCTTCACCAACGCGCTGATCGACATGCCGCCCAGCCTGCGCTTCTTCGCCGGCGGCGACCGCAGCATCCGCGGTTACGCCTGGCGCGAAGTCGGCCCGCGCATCCTGGGCAGCGACGGCAAGCAATACGCGGTGGGCGCCAAGAACGTGGCCACCGGCAGCATCGAGTTCGAGCAGTATTTCAACGACAGCTGGGGCGCGGCGGTGTTCGTCGACAGCGGCAGCGCTTTCGACGGCACGCCCGACTGGCGCACCGGCGTGGGCGTGGGTCTGCGTTGGCGTTCGCCGGTGGGGCCGCTGCGCGTGGACATCGCGCGCGGACTCAACGATCCCGATTCCGGCTTCCAGTTGTATTTGAACATCGGCGCCGATCTTTGAGCGCAAGCAACACCTGCAGCGCACTCTCTGGCTACACGACGGACCGCACCCGGACATGAGCGACACGCCCAAAACCGCCGCCGAACTGCTTGCCGAGCGCCGCCAGCGCCGGCGTGCCGCCGCGCGGCGCTGGGCCTGGCGCAGCAGCGCGCTGGCCGGCGCGCTGACCCTGCTGATCGCCTTCGCCCTGTACTGGCTGCTGGCCACGGTGGGCGGCCGCAACGTGCTGTTGAACCAGATCGTGGCGCGTCTGCCGGAAGGCGCGGTGTTCACCTGGCGCGACGCCGACGGCCCCGCGTCGGGCCCGCTGACCCTGCGCGGCGTGCACTTCGCCTACGAGGGCATCGACTTCCGCGCCGAACGCGTCTACCTGGACACCGCGATCCGCCCGTTGCTGGGCCGCAAGCTGCGGCTGGACGCGTTGCAGGTCGAAGACGCGACGCTGGAGCTGCCCAAGAGCGACGAGCCCTTCGAGCTGCCGAGCTGGCCCGACGTGCTGCCCGACATCGCCCCGCCGTTGTCGCTGCAGGCCGACGACGTGCGCGTGGACCGGATGAAGATCAGCCAGGCCGGCGAACACCTCATCGACATCCGCCGCCTGCGCGGCGGCCTGGATGCGCAGACCGGCAAGCTCAAGGTCGAAAGGCTGGGCATCGACAGCGATCGCGGCCGCATCGGCCTGCACGGCGAGTACGCGCCGCGCGACGACTACCGCACCGATCTGGTCGCCACCGCGGTGCTGCCGGCGCCGGCCGGGCGCACGCCGCCGCGGCTGGGTCTGGTGGCCAAGGGCGACCTCTCGCGCATGGACGTGGCCCTGGCCGGCTACGCGCCGGGCCGGGTGCGCACCACCCTGGTGCTGCGCGGCAAGGACGATCCGCGCTGGCAGCTGCGCGGCCGCGCCGACGCGCTGGACCTGGGCCTGCTGCTCACGCCGGGCGCGCCGCCCAGCGAGACGCCGATGACCGCGCAGTTCGAGATGCACGGCGTCGGCGGCGCCGCCGAGTTGAGCGGCCTGTTCGAGCAGGGCGATCTGCGCGCGCAAATCCTGCCGTCGAAACTGCGCCTGGAAAAGCAGGTGCTGGACGTGCAGCCGCTGGCGCTGCACCTGTTCGACGGTACCGCCACCTTGCGCGGCCAAGCCGACTTCACCGATCCCGGGAACGGCCGCTTCAAGTTCGCGGTCAACGCGCGCGGCCTGCGCTGGGGCGGCGCCGCGCCGGCGCCGACGGCGAAGACGCCGGTGCCCGTCGGCGCCACGCCGGCCATCGTCGCCGATGCCGATCTGGGCTTCGCCGGCACGGTCAAAGCCTGGGCCGCGATCGGCAACGCGCGTATCGAGCGCGATCGTCAGGCCGCGATCGTGCGCTTCGACGGCCGCGGCGACGACCAGCGCATGAATCTGAAAACGCTGCAGGTGCAGATGCCCACCGGCCGCCTCGACGGCCAAGGCGACGTGGCCTGGGCGCCGAAGCTGGGCTGGAATTTCGATGCGACCCTGGCCGGCTTCGACCCGGGCTACTTCGCGCCGGACTGGAAGGGCGCGGTCAACGGCAAGCTGTTCACGCGCGGCGACACCCGCACCGACGGCGGTTTGGAGATCGCGGTGGATGCCAGCCAGCTCGGCGGCCGCCTGCGCGACCGCCCGTTGCAGGGTCGCGGCCGTTTCCTCATGCACGGCGCCGCCACCGGCCAGAGCAACGATGCCTACGAAGGCGACGTGGCCCTGACCCTGGGCGGCAGCCGCATCGACGCCAAGGGCAAACTCGCGCAAACCCTGGACGTGGACGCGAAGTTCGCGCCGCTGCAGTTGGCCGACCTGCTGCCCGGCACGGCCGGCAGCGTGCGCGGCACGCTCAAGCTCAGCGGCGCGCGCGATGCGCCCAACGTCGATGCCGACCTCACCGGCAGCGGCCTGAAGTACGGCGATTACAGCGCGCAGACGCTGGTGGCCAAGGGCAGGCTGCCCTGGCGCGGCCGCGGCGGCGCGCTGGAATTGCGCGCGACCGGTCTGGACGCCGGCCTGCCGATGGACACGATCGCGCTGGACGCGCGCGGCGCGGTCGAAGCGCTGCAGCTGCAGGGCGAAGCGCGCGGCGAGATCGGCACGCTGGCGCTGTCCGGCCACGCCGACAAGCGCGGCGCCACCTGGCAGGGCGCACTGGCCACGCTGCAGCTCACGCCGAGCAAGGGCGCTTCCTGGCGTTTGCAGCAGGCCGCGCAGTTCCGCTGGGACGGCAACAACGGCGCGCTCAGCAACGCCTGCCTGGCCAGCAGCGGCGGCGGCTCGCTGTGCGCCAGCGCCGACTGGCCGCGTCGCGGCCTGGACGTGAAAGGCCAGGGCTTGCCGCTGACGCTGGCGCAGCCGTATCTGCCTGCGCGCGCCGACGGCCGGCCCTGGCTGCTGCGCGGCGACATCACCGTCGACGGCCAGCTGCGCCCGGTCGGCAACGCCTGGCGCGGCCAGGCCACCGTGACCTCGGCCAGCGGCGGCCTGCGCTTCTCCGAACGCTCGCGCCGCGAGCCGGTGCGCTACGGCAACCTCAGCCTGCGCGCCGAATTCGATCCGCGCCGCATCGACGCCGAACTCGGCGCGGTGCTCAACGACGACGGCCGCGTGGATGCGCGCATCGCCACCGGTTGGGACGCCTACTCGCCGCTGGACGGCGAAGTGGCGATCAACACCGACGAGCTGACCTGGGTGGAGCTGTTCTCGCCCGACATCGTCGAGCCCAAAGGCAAGCTCGACGGCCGCATCGGCCTGAGTGGCACCCGCGATGCGCCGCGCCTGAGCGGCCAGGCGCGGCTGAGCGAATTCAGCACCGAACTGCCGGCGCTGGCCATCGCCCTGCAGGACGGCGACGTGCGCCTGGACGCGCAGGCCGACGGCAGCGCGCGCATCGCCGGCAGCGTGCGCTCGGGCGAAGGCACGCTGAACATCGACGGCACCCTGGGCTGGCAGGGCGAGGACACGCCGCTGGTGCTGAACCTGCGCGGCAAGAACGTGCTCATGTCCGACACCCGCGACCTGCACGCCGTCGCCGACCCCGAACTCACCGTGCGTTACGCCGCGCGCCAGCCGTTGCAGGTCACCGGCAAGGTCGGCGTGCCCAAGGCGCGCATCGACCTGGAGCGCCTGGACCAGGGCGTGTCGGCCTCGCCGGACGTGGTGGTGCTGGACCCGGAAGACCCCGAGCGCACCGCCAGCGCGCCGCTGGACCTGGACCTGACCCTGGCCCTGGGTGAGGACGTCAAACTCAATGGCTTCGGCCTGGACGGCAGCCTGGAAGGACAGATGCGCGTGCGCGCACGCCCCGGCCGCGAGATGACCGCCAGCGGCCGCCTCGACGTGTCCGGCCGCTACCGCGCCTACGGCCAAAAATTGCAGATCACCCGCGGCCACCTGGCCTGGTCCAACGGCCCGGTGTCCGATCCGATCCTGGACGTGCGCGCCGAGCGCGAAGTCGGCGAAGTCACCGCCGGCGTCGACATCAGCGGCCGCGCCAGCGCGCCGCAGGTCAATGTATGGTCCAACCCCGCCAGCTCGCAGTCCGAAGCGCTGGCTTACCTCGCCCTCGGCCGTCCGCTGTCCAGCGTCAGCGGCGACGAAAGCCGCCAGCTCAACGCCGCCAACGCCGCGCTGTCCGCCGGCGGCAGCCTGCTGGCCTCGCAGCTGGGCGCCAAGATCGGCCTGGACGATGCCGGCGTGATGGAAAGCCGCGCCCTGGGCGGCTCGGTGCTGGGCGTGGGCAAATACCTCTCGCCGCGCCTGTACGTGGGTTACGGCGTATCCCTGCTCGGCACCGGCCAGGTGCTGACCCTGAAGTACCTGCTGCGCAAGGGCTTCGACATCGAAATCGAATCCAGCACGCTGGAGAACCGCGCGTCGATCAACTGGCGCAAGGAAAAGTAGCGGCTTCGGCGTTCGTACAACCGACAGCGACACCCGATAGCGGGACCGAATCGCCGGCGCCGAGCGAGTCAGTGCTCGATTCGCGAACGGCATCACAAGCGATCCGTGGTGCGCGCCGCCGCCGCCATCGCTTTCGCACACCCGCAAGCGCCAAGATTTGCGCGCGGCGCAACGGCCGCCCTTTCGCCGAACGGGAACGCCATGCGCCTACATCCACTCGCCGCCGCTTTGACGGCTACGCTCTGCCTGATCGCGTGCACGCCCGGTGCCCATGACGCCGCCGACGCCGACGGAACTTCGGCCGCCGACGCAGCCAGCGGCGCGTCGATAGCGGTGTGGAACGCGCCGCAGGCGGCGCCCTTCAGCACGCCCTTGGACATCGTGCAGCTGCACCTGGCGCAGACCCACGTCGTGCCCGAAGCGGGCCTGCAGTGGACCTTGGCCAATGCCAAGGAAGAGCTGCACGCGGTCGGCAACCGCGAAACGCTGGTCCTGATCAAGCTGGCGGCGGACAACGCGATCAATCCGAAGATCGAAGGCTGGCGCGACGGCCAGCGCCTGGGCGCGATCGCATTGACGACCTCGCTGCCGGCCACCGAAGCCGCGGGTCCGGCGCCGCCGTATGGCAGCCTGAGCGCCACGCTGCCGGCCAGCTGGCTCGCGCCCGGCCTGCAGTTGCGAGCGATCGCCGACAATTACGCCGCCGGCGCGTTCCGCTCGCCCTCGATCGGCGCCGACAGCCCGGTCACCCTGCGCGTGCTGCCCTTCTACCTGTTCGGCGCCAACGAGCTCAATTCGATCCCGCTGGCCACCACCGCCGTACCCGACGCCGCCACGGTCGACGAGCTCTACGCCAAGTGGCCGGTCGCCAGCGTGATCGCGCAGAACCATCCGGCGCGGCTCGCACAATGGCCGCTGCTGGTGGTCGGGCCCAACGGCGGCCGCCCGGCCTATGTCGCCCGCAACACCAACCAGGAACAGGCCGGCTACGAGTTCATGGGCGCGGTGCTGGATGTGTTGGGCGGCCTGCTTCACGCCAACGGCGAGTCCGACGGCCCGGTGCAGTACTACGCGCCGCTGATCATGTTCGACGCCAGCGGCGTGTACCGCAGTCCCGGCGGCGGCCTGGGCACGGTCGGCGGCGACACCGGCGTCGGCGACCATCACTACCGCGGCATCTTCGTGCACGAACAAGGCCACGCCATGGGCCTGCCGCATCAGGACGACGGCCACAAGGGCGGCCGTTACCCGTACCTGGCCGGCAGCCTCAACGGCTCGGCCTGGGGCTACGACAGCGTGCGCAAGCAGTTCCTGGGGCCGTTCGTGCCCTCCACCGCCTCGCGCTACGCCAACTGCCGCGGCGACACCTTCGCCGGCACGCCGCGACAACTCGATGCGCAGGGGCGCTGCATCAAGCAGGACCCCATGCAAAGCGGTTCCGGCGACGAAGCCGCGGGTTACCGCTTCGCGACCTTCTCCGACTACAGCACTGCCATGATGCAACGCCACTTCGAGGGCGTCGCCCGCAACGACGACCAGGGCCGGCGCGTGTACGACGGCGGCAGCATCGTCGCCGACGCCGCCTTCCCCGGCGGCTACAAGCGCTGGGACAGCCTGGACCGGCGCTGGGTCAACGTCGAACGGATCACCGTCGACAAGGGCCTGTACGGCCTGGACGGCGGCCTGCCGCTGCAGCGCGACGTGCCGGTGCATGCGATCGCGATCACCTACAGCCTGGCCGGCACGCCCGAGGTCTCGCAGATCTATCCGGTCCTGAGCCACCGCGGCAACCTGCTGCGCACGATCGACCCCACTGACGCCGCGCAGCGCGCCAGCATCGTGCCCAACACCGGGCCGGTGCCCTGGTACTGCCATGCCAGCGGCTGCGACTACAGCCTGCGCGTGACCTACGCCGACGGCCGCGTGCGCCACGTGTTGCTGCAGGGCGGCTTCCGATCCTGGTGGGGCCCGACGACCGCGCCGCCGGCGAGCGCGAGCGATCCCAAGGACGACGACAGCTTCCGCACCTGGGTGATCAACGTCCCCGGCGACGCGATGCTGCGCAAGGTCGAACTGCTCGACACCCCGCGCGCCTGGGAGGGCCTGCCGGCCAATCCGACGGCGCTGGCAGTGCGCGAGCACATCGAAATGCGCGACACCCCGTACCGCGGCCAGGGCGTGCCGATCGCCCCGGGCGCCCCCGTCGCGATGCGCGCGCAGGCCGCAAGCATGGGCGCTGCGGAAGCCACCTGCACCGAACTCGCCACGGTCGCCGCGCCGCGCTCGGCCCTGCCCGCACCGCTGTGTCCCGGAGGTCCGGTCAGGCCCGAAAGCGAATCGCGGCCGCCCCTCTACGACATGCGCGATTCGCTGCCGCGCTTGTTGCGGCGCTGATGGGGCGCGGCGCGCACCACAAGGCGCCGCAGGCGTCGCCTTGGGTTCAGAGAACGGCGCGAGCCGCGATTGCGCGAGGGCCGAGCATTCGACCTCGCGTGCGGCCATCGCGACTCATGTCGCTCCCACAGGAAGCGCAATGCCACAGCTCCGACTGTAGGAGCTGCGTAAGCTGCGACCGCGAAAACTCGCTGGCCGGCGCCAGCGCGATGTGACGTGATAGCAAGGTCGCGGCTTGCGCCGTCCTGCCCCGAAGCGGGTGAACAGGCTCTGCTAGCAGCGCCGCGACAAGGCGGTCGAGGCTTCTGCGGCAATGCTGATACCGCTCGCCATGGGCTTTGCAATTCCTGGCTTCGACGTTCACATGCACTGGCGCCGGGCCTGCGCAAGCAGCCACACTCGAATCATCGCTTCCCCTAGGATGCTTCCGTGAAGATCGAACTGGACACCCTGCGCCTGCGTCTGCGCGAGTTGGGCCCCGAGGATGCCGCCTTCATCGTCGAGCTGCTCAACGACCGCGACTTTCTGCAGAACATCGGCGACCGCGGCGTGCGCGATGCCGACGACGCCCAGCGCTATCTGCGCGACGGGCCCATGGCCAGCTACCGCCGCCACGGCCACGGCCTGCTGGCGGTGGAGCTGAAGGAAACCGGCGAGACCCTGGGCATGGCCGGCGTGCTGCGCCGCGACAGCCTGCCCGATCCGGACATCGGCTACGCCTTCCTGCCCCGCCACCGTTCGCGCGGCTACGCGGTGGAGGCGTGCAAGGCGGTGCTCGAGCATGCGCTGGTCACCCTGCAACTGCCGCGCGTGCTGGCGATCACCCTGCCCGCGAACCAGGGCTCGGTGAACGTATTGCAGCGGCTGGGCCTGCGTTTCGAGCGCGAACTGCCTAGCACCGACAACGGCGTTCCCGAGACGCTGCACGTGTACACCACGGCGCCGGTTTAAGTGCCGCTGCTGGTGGGGCTGGGCTAACGCTTCGGCACTACTCGGCCAGCACGCGCGCGCCGCGCAACTGCGGACGGCCGTCGACCACGTCGGTCCACAGCACATGCGCCACGCCGTTGGCCAGCGCCAGTTGCGGGAAGCCGGTGGCGCGGCCGCGGCCTTGCAGGCGCGCGACTTGCAGGCGCTGCGGTTCGCCGGAGAGATCGGACGCGTAACGCGCCAGGTGCAGCGACTGGCCCTGCGCGTCCTCGCGCAGCCACAGCACCCAGGCCGCGCGCGGGTCCAAGGCCAGATCGACGCGACCCTGCACCTGCGTGCCCTGATCGAGGACCAGCGGCGCGGCGTAACTGTCGCCGGAGTCGTCGCTGCGCGCGAGTTTCAGCGTGGGGTTGCCACCGGCCGCGGTGTGCCAGGCCACCAGCGCGCGCGCGCCGATGGCGGCCACGGCCGGTCCGTTCACCGGGCAGGCCGGCATGGTCCATCGGTCGGCGTGCACCGCGCGCGCCGGGGTCCAGGCGCCGGCGTCGTAGCGCAGGGCGGCGATGTCGCGAATTTCCTCGGGCGTGCGGTCGCGATAGATCAGCAAGGGGCCCCGCGCGGTCAAGGCGGCATCGGTCTGGCAGCAGTCGCAGGTCATCGTGTCCAGCTCGGACTCGCCGCCGCGTTGCAGGGCCGCGTCGAATTGCGCGCTGCGCAGGGTCATGGCGCCGCCGTGCCCGGCGTGTTCCCCGTGCCCCGCCCCACCGCCGCTGCGGCGGCCGTCCAACCAGGCGATGCCCAGCTTTTCGCCGCCGGCCGGCCATAGCGAAACGAAGCCGTGTTCGGTGGGCGTGCCGTCGTCGTTGACCGCGACCGGCGCCGACCAGCTCGCGCCCTGATCTGCAGAGCGCGAGAGCACCACATCGTAGGCGTAGGGCGCGGCCGCGGACTTGCGCAACCAGTGGGCCCAGAGCGCGCCGTCTTCGGTGGCCATCACGTGCGGGGTGTCGGCCCAATTGACGAACCAGTCCTTGCCTGAGGCGACTTGCACGGCGGGAGACCACGTCGCGTGCGCGGCAGCACGCGATTGCGACAAGCGTAAGGCGTGGCCTTCGTCGCGCGGTTCGATCCACAGTAGTAGCAGGCGGTGGTCGGCGGTGGCGACCAGATCGGGTTGTGCGGCAGCGTCTTGGGTCGGCAAAACCCAAGGTTCGATGCGCAACTGCACCGGCTTTACCGAGGCGGCAGGTGTACTCGGCGGCGGCGCCGCAGTCCGGTCGCAGGCGGCGACGAGGCATAAGGGCAGCAGCGCCAGGAGCGGTCTTGGGTTCATGGCGGCAGCGTAGCGCGCGGGATAGGGCAGCGCCTATGGTCGCTACGGAGGTTGCGATGCGATGTGCTAGCTCGTGTGCCCTCACCCCAACCCCTCTCCCGCAAGCGGGAGAGGGGCTAAGTGCAGCAAGCGGCGTCGAATGAATCCCCTCTCCCGCTTGCGGGAGAGGGTTAGGGTGAGGGGATGAGCGCAGCGAATGCTTTTGATCTTCGCTCGGGCGCCGAACTCGCCGTACCCATAGATGACCCGAAGGGCGGCGCACAGGACGTGCGCCGTTTTCCGCTCGGGCAGGGATGCCCGATTGGAAAATCCCCGCGCACGCATCGCTCTCGCACGGGAGCTCTGGGGCAGCGTTTGGTTACTTTCTTTTGACGCTTATCAAAAGAAAGTTACCCGGCCGCTTGCGGACGGAAGCTGTTGCTCTTGCTTGGAGGCAAGAGCAAATCCCCCTCAATCCCCCTCAACAAAGGGGGAAGACAAGCAAAGGCGGAAGCAGAAGAAGTGCGTGTTGCGGCGTAGTTGCGGATTCGCGGTCGCAGCTTGCGCAGCTCCTACAGGGGTGGCCGCAGCGTTCGACGTAGTGGCGGATTCGCGGTCGCGGCTCAGGCCACGCGCGTGCGGCGCGTACGGGTCAGGTGCACCAGCAGCAGCGAAATCGCCGCGGGCGTCATGCCCGGGATGCGCTGCGCCTGACCCACCGTTTCCGGCCGCACCCGCTCCAGCTTCTGCTGCACTTCGGCCGACAGACCGCGCACGGCGGCGTAATCGAAGTCCGCCGGGATGGCCGTGTTCTCGTGGCGCTGCTGGTGCGCGATCTCCTCGCGCTGGCGATCCAGATAGCCGGCGTACTTCACCCCGATCTCCACCTGTTCGGCCACCGCCGCATCGGTCACCGCCGGGCCCAGCGAGGGCACCGTCATCAGCCGCGCGTAATCCAGCTCCGGGCGCTTGAGCAGGTCCAGCGCGCTGGTCTCGCGGCTGATCTCGATCTGAAGCGCCTGCATCGCCTCGCGGCCCAGCGCGTTGTTGGGCGCCGCCCACACCGCCGACAGCCGCGCCTGCTCGCGCTCGA from Lysobacter silvisoli encodes the following:
- a CDS encoding M66 family metalloprotease, with translation MRLHPLAAALTATLCLIACTPGAHDAADADGTSAADAASGASIAVWNAPQAAPFSTPLDIVQLHLAQTHVVPEAGLQWTLANAKEELHAVGNRETLVLIKLAADNAINPKIEGWRDGQRLGAIALTTSLPATEAAGPAPPYGSLSATLPASWLAPGLQLRAIADNYAAGAFRSPSIGADSPVTLRVLPFYLFGANELNSIPLATTAVPDAATVDELYAKWPVASVIAQNHPARLAQWPLLVVGPNGGRPAYVARNTNQEQAGYEFMGAVLDVLGGLLHANGESDGPVQYYAPLIMFDASGVYRSPGGGLGTVGGDTGVGDHHYRGIFVHEQGHAMGLPHQDDGHKGGRYPYLAGSLNGSAWGYDSVRKQFLGPFVPSTASRYANCRGDTFAGTPRQLDAQGRCIKQDPMQSGSGDEAAGYRFATFSDYSTAMMQRHFEGVARNDDQGRRVYDGGSIVADAAFPGGYKRWDSLDRRWVNVERITVDKGLYGLDGGLPLQRDVPVHAIAITYSLAGTPEVSQIYPVLSHRGNLLRTIDPTDAAQRASIVPNTGPVPWYCHASGCDYSLRVTYADGRVRHVLLQGGFRSWWGPTTAPPASASDPKDDDSFRTWVINVPGDAMLRKVELLDTPRAWEGLPANPTALAVREHIEMRDTPYRGQGVPIAPGAPVAMRAQAASMGAAEATCTELATVAAPRSALPAPLCPGGPVRPESESRPPLYDMRDSLPRLLRR
- a CDS encoding GNAT family N-acetyltransferase produces the protein MKIELDTLRLRLRELGPEDAAFIVELLNDRDFLQNIGDRGVRDADDAQRYLRDGPMASYRRHGHGLLAVELKETGETLGMAGVLRRDSLPDPDIGYAFLPRHRSRGYAVEACKAVLEHALVTLQLPRVLAITLPANQGSVNVLQRLGLRFERELPSTDNGVPETLHVYTTAPV
- a CDS encoding sialidase family protein, yielding MPTQDAAAQPDLVATADHRLLLLWIEPRDEGHALRLSQSRAAAHATWSPAVQVASGKDWFVNWADTPHVMATEDGALWAHWLRKSAAAPYAYDVVLSRSADQGASWSAPVAVNDDGTPTEHGFVSLWPAGGEKLGIAWLDGRRSGGGAGHGEHAGHGGAMTLRSAQFDAALQRGGESELDTMTCDCCQTDAALTARGPLLIYRDRTPEEIRDIAALRYDAGAWTPARAVHADRWTMPACPVNGPAVAAIGARALVAWHTAAGGNPTLKLARSDDSGDSYAAPLVLDQGTQVQGRVDLALDPRAAWVLWLREDAQGQSLHLARYASDLSGEPQRLQVARLQGRGRATGFPQLALANGVAHVLWTDVVDGRPQLRGARVLAE